The segment ttagcatcgtcaatttctgaaagccacgtctccgttattccaattacgtcgaaagggcagtaaccatttgttaaaattaaatctttaaaattagcccacttatcccgtatgcttctgatattaaagcaaattacattaagtttggtctcttccatttgcttaggtttcacatttttcacaaaatcaaaagtgtcgagatatttacagttaatttggtttaaagggctatcggggctagctaaggtgttggtggactgattatttttgtcatagtaataattaaaaacaacattattgcacagtgataaattagtaagaaacgtaaaatcttgtacaGTACTTGtgcttgtgtttgtttgactattcatttcttaagcagtggtttctgtgcttctggacatttatACGAATAACAGGGGTGGTCGGAGGAGCCACAGAGAGCACATTTCATGACAAGTTGACAAGGGTTTTCTTTGGAGTTCTGGTGGTCACCAGCGCATTTAGAGCATCTCGGGGAAGCTTTACAGTTATTTGCAGTATGGCCGTAGCACTGGCATTTGTAGCACTGGGTAGGCAAAAACTTGTACTCAGTTATGGGTAGACGCTCGTAACCAATAACAAGGGGATTCTCAGTGGCATACTTTAGGTGGTCACGTGACTCAAACTTTAATCGAAAAGACCTCGTACTTCCTAACTGAACAACTTCTGTACAGTTATTAGCGAGATCGCATAGGTCACTTTTAGATGTTCCGTCAGGCACTCGGCGTACTATACGGAAAAAGGCAGGACTCTTCACTTTAGCATTAATGGATTGGTCTGCTTTGCTTAATGCATCTGCCAAAGTATTGGCGGCACCCTTGTCCGACAGAACTACTTGCCATGCATCCCTCCTAGGcctcaaaacaactatgcttgAACAGACACCCCGACAAGCTTTATCCAGGAAATCTTTTCGAGCGTCAGGATTATGCaagttttttggtggatttttcacaataacTGAATAGGAAGGTTTTGCGGGTGGAGGAGGTTTCATTTCCGGAAGTTTGCACGACTGACCTTGCTTTATGGTGCTCAGCGaagcttttaaattccatgTAGAGTTCATTAACCTTTCGAGTTAACGTAGCTGTTGTCTCCCCTGGCACACATGGGACCTGATCTGGCTCGAAAATCAGATACTGAGGTAGGCTGATCTTTTTCTCGTCACAAAGATCAAAGGTTCGAACCATATCACTTACATTATCAGTCACTTTGGGGCGCTCAGCCCACAAAATCTTCTTTGCTTCAATTACCATCTCTCCTTTAAAAAATCGCAAGCAATTTTTACGATATTATCAGCTGAACAACCTGCATTTCTAGCCCgtgaaatgaaattcaacacGGGATTCAAGACAATTCTTTCACCTGGCATCATCCGGTGAAATGATcgaatttcatcaaaattcgtgGGCGGGGCCACAATAGTTTTCAGTAAGAGCAAAAGCAAATCAGGTAGCAATATTCACAAgatgtatattcacaagttgcgtacacaattttaattatccaaaataTCCAATTATTCAAAGCAAATTGTTCACAGCGCTATACAACACGTTACACAACTTCAATAGTTGCGTACacgattttaattatccaattatCGAAAGCAAATTGTTCACAGCACTATAcaatttaaatcccaaccagatctgatgacattggggggagttggagggagggaaacctaaaatcttggaaaacacttagagtggagggatcggcatgaaatttgatgggaaaaataagcacaagtccaagatatatGATtggcataatcggaacggatccgctctctttggggtagttggggggggggtaattctgaaaaattagaaaaaatgaggtattattaacttacgaacgagtgatcggatctcaatgaaatttgatgtttagaaggatatcgtgtcttagagctcttattttaagccccgaccggatctggtgacattggaagggatttgggagggggaaacctaaaacttggaaaacacttagagtggagggatcgggatgaaacttggtgggaaaaataaacacaagtcctagatacatgattgacataaacggaacagatccgctctctttggggtacttggggggggggtatttctgaaaaattagaaaaaataaggtatttttaacttacgaacgggagattggatctcaatgaaatttgatatttagaaggataccgtgtctcagagctcttattttaaatatcgaccggatctggtgacattgggggggagttgggagggggaaacctaaaacttggaaaacagagttgagggatcgggatgaaacttggtgggaaaaataagcacaagtcctagatacatgattgacataaccggaacggatccgctctctttagggtagttgggggaggggttaattctgaaaaattagaaaaaattaggtatttttaacttacaaacgggtgatcggatctcaatgaaatttgatatttagaaggatatcgtgtctcaaagttattattttaaatcctgaccggatctggtgacattgggggaagtttggggtggaagaacctaaaatcatggaaaacgcttagattggagggatcgggatgaaacttggtgggaaaaataagcagaagtcttacatacgtgatttacataattggaaaggatccgctctattggagggggagggggtaattctgaaaattaagaaaaattacgtatttttaacttacgaaggagtgatcggatctttatgaaacttcatatttagaaggagctcgtaactcagatctcttattttaaatctcaaccgaatCAAGcgtaattagggggggggggcagttggggggaccggaaatattagaaaatacttagagcggtgagatcaggatgaaactggatgggaagaatagaaacctgtctaagatacatgactgacataaccggaccggatctgctctctttggtggaattgggggggggggtaattttgaaaattgaagtatttgtaacttacgaaagggtgaccagatcttaatgaaatttgatatttagaaggatctagtgctttaaagttctaattttgaactccgaccagatcctgtgacagtggggggagttggagggggaaaccggaattcttggaaaacgtgaaaattggggtatttttatcttgcgaatagatgatcggatcttaatgaaatttgatttttagaaggaattcatgtctcagagctcttatttcaaatcccaaccagatcttttgacattggggggagttggagggggaaatcttggaaaaacacttggagtggaggaatcgggatgaagcttggtggatagaataaacaaatgtccttgacaCGTGATTAACAGAATCGTaccggattcactctctttggaggagttggggggaggggttcagtgatttggcgagtttggtgcttctggacgtgctaggacgatgaaaattggtaggcacgtcagggagctgcacaattggacttgataaagtcgttttcccagattcgaccatctagggggctaaagggagaggaaaaattagaaaaaattaggtatttattacttacgagtgggtgatcggatcttaatgaatttttatatttgaaggacatcgtgactcagagctcttattttaaatcctgaccggcattaagcctcttattttcctttttaaatcaatctattgattcatagaattttgtaagagctcataccatatgatctcttggctcttagctcttctcgcctcgtcacaagtgccatatgagctcttagctcttgttcttcttGTCATTGTGTAGAAAAAATTAGTCTTAACAAttacaatataaattttaattaatcattTAGACGTTATTAGTACGGTATTACATTAAGATGGCAAatgtttcttaaataaggcatcTAAAGAGTATTTTTTACGGAAAGCAAACATTAATTCTGAATTAAAGGACCACTTTGGATTCCATGTGAATAGCTAGTGTGAAACAGAGTATTAAATCCTCAAAAGCGCATTCAAAGTCAAGTTTTGAGAAAAGCTTGAAGATTAATCACTAGTTAACCGACTGCCTATCCCGCCAAGGAGCAATCCTTGTTATATACTCATGTCAGTACCAAAGATTTAGACAGGCGAAAGAACCTAATGCAGAAGGACATGGGTTTTGAAGATTTAGTCTACAAAttttcagtatttaaaaaaaaagtttgaaaaaggtACCCTACTGAATGAACACTACCTCGCATTCCAGAACAAGATCATGTagctaaacagaaaaaaaatatagcgtTACATGTGGGATTAGATGCTTTGGTGTTGAATCAACaactgactcttaaaaaaaaaaaaaaaaaaaaaaaaaaaaaaaaaaaaaaaaaaaaaaaacttccgaaGTCAAGCGACCGAGTAGCCGAAATTAAGCACAAATAGTTTATGGGTTTTCCACAGGAAAAATTTTTATCGACTTTGGGCCAAAAACGAATGGTACCACCACTCATAGTAGCCGACTTTTATGTCCCAAAAGCCAGCGGAACCCGATATTTTCCAGTTCCAATAAGAGCTTCTCaaacccaaattttttttttaatctaagcCTCGGcactgtttatttttcagaagaatAGAAACAGGTTCTTCAAAAACAGGcgacctgtttctgttctgtttttggaaaaaaaaaaatctgtttttaaaatagaGCAGCTGTTTTTTGCTTCTGCTTATATTCATCTTTtttaggattaaataaaaaaaaaagttttttcaactgaaagtaagaagcgacattaaaacttaaaacgaacagaaattacttcgtatatgaaagggtctgcttcctcatcaacgccccactctttacgctaaagtttgactctctctctcaactcttctttttaaaacagtaaaaaactttctgttcgttttaagttttaatgtcgctccttactttcagttgaaaaaacttgtttttttattatttaatttctgaaagtttttgaattaatgcatgttttgattttggctctccgcagtagaataattaaaatgaaatttgcatttgcATAGgaggagcctagttgccctccaattttttggttaattaaaaaggcaactagaacttttaattttttacgaatctttttattagtaaaagatatacataacttataaattagcttacgtaaagaactttttattctcatgtttttattacatatatgagagggttcgccccctcgtcagtacctctctctttacactaaatcttaaattttgccccaattcattaacaatgacccctgaatcacaaaagccgtagaataaatagtttacattactaaaaatactttagcgtaaagagcgaggtattaggaggaggtgagcccctcatatgggtaataatttctgttcgttttaagttttaatgctgatccttacttccagctgaaacaaacgttttcatatttattttttcattgtttttttttaaataatgctagtaaatcctgcgctcccttcgtggaaattttcttcccccatgacaaattcctcgatggaaagttcccccagtatatccccctcttctcaacccctcccccgaccaaaaactcctcctgaaaacgcctgtacacttcccaataaccattagtatatgtaagcactggtcaaagtttgtaacctgtagcccctcccacggggactgtgggggagtaagtcgtccccaaagacataattataaggttttttgactacgctgaataaaatggctatcttagaattttgatccgttgactttgggaaaataataagcgtgggagggtacctaggtgccctccaattttttgatcacttaaagagggcactagaacttttcatttccgttagaatgagccctctcgcaacattctaggacaactgggtcgatacgatcacccctgggggaaaaaaaacaacaaaaaaacaaacaaacaaacacgtatccgtgatctgccttctggcaaaaaatacaaaatcccacatttttgtagataggagcttgaaacttctacagtaaagttctctgatacgctgaatctgatggagtaattttcgttaagattctatgacttttggggggttgtttccccctattttctaaaataacgcaaattttctcaggctcgtaaattttgatgggtaagactaaacttgatgaaacttatatatttaaaatcagcattaaaatgcgattcttttgatgtagctattggtatcaaaattccattttttagagttttggtttctattgagccgggtcgctccttactacagttcgttaccacgaactgtttgattagaaagTGCCGGTAGCTTCCACCCAATTCTCAATTTGGAAACAATTTTATGACGTTATATATTGAGCACCAAAGAAGAATCAGTTCTCTTTCGATACTCACAAGATAGTctagaattttcatattttttttcatgtcagTCATTCAACAAACACTGCGACTAGTCAACATTCTATAATTCTTGTTTCATTTTGTGCCAGTCCTGAATGTGGTAGGTTTATATATCTCCTATtttacatctttattttttttctaaatcatcttctttttcccttttactTGTCATGAGAATCCctgcatttgaaaatttatgtaatattttgtaaatgtgTTTTCCATATGTAGTGTCTGTTCttccatgctttttttttatatatttatatttttttatttttatatattcttttttttatatattttttttatatatttaagcttatatatttaaaatcagcattaaaatgcgatttttttttatgtagctattggtaccaaaattccattttttagagttttgattactattgagccgggtcgctccttactacagttcgttaccacgaactgtttgatgttgcACCCCGTCATATTCACTGGGCAAGATCATGCACTACAATTCCCAAGCTGACGTAAAAAAAGCCACCTTGAAACCATCCCAACTCCGCTAatctatcttctttttttttcaatcgacCACATGTGCATACGATACAACCCCGACAGTAAAGGTAATTCTAAAACCTATTTGAGGACCTGGACAATCCCCGATTTCATTCTTGCTATCTCAAGATGCTGAACTACGGACcataaaataatagaaaaaacttttctttcaaatacaACCAGTTTTGAGGTTGAAACTTCTTCATAAGTAACAAGTTCAAACTTTGAATATGTCACTTAGAAACATTCTTGTTTCAAGGGTTCTGGTAGTTGTACTAGCAAACTGCTTGCGAATAGAGTAGCAAGCCATACTAAATACCTGCTAACTGGGTAAACTTGTGGTAGGGGTCACGAGATGATCGAGAGCATATTCAGGGAGCTATGGGACGTGGTTCTGACTAAAACTCAAACGGATCagttaactgaaagtatggtaAGTGGCACATCGGaaggttgaaaaataaaacacacttAAACTGGCGCTATTAatcttatttacaaaaaaaaagcattaactGTAAACTAAAGATCTTCTTCAGTTTTTTGGATTGGGGATTGTATTCCTCCGGTTAGATGTTTTCAATCATGGCAATTTCAATGagacaatttttatttcgatctgatttcatttttagaaaggTTTCGGGTTTTTTCCCCGAAAATATAGGTTATTTGTTTTCGTGCTCAAGATTTACATTGAGTAGAACGTGGGTATTAGATAgcattcctgaatcagcatcaaataatttttttcataggaTAGTTCTTCTGaaaacacatttattttttatgttttgttactACGGGCCGAGATTCACcttttactagattgcagctactgctgcatcCATGGTGACTAAAATTCTGTGGACACAGACACTGATAAAACGCTAGAGCCACCTTTTCTACTGACTTGTACTATTTACCCCTTTCCTCTTCTTTGCAAACTCACTGACCTTACTTATTTTGTTCCAGGGTCAAGTTAACGTCACTGCTAACTTCTTTCACTGTTTCTGATCAACTATAAAGTATATATTGAGCTCCAGGTTCTCAGTTTCCGAGCAATATTTCAGAGTTAAACCAGAGCTTCTTCTTAGCTGACAAAGCATTAGTTACTTGAGCtaactaaatatataaaaaagttaaataccAATAGGCCATTTCGTCGGCGTTCATAAAGTTAGACGAGAACTTTTCATAGGTACTATTTACccctttcctctttttttgcaAACTCACTGACCTTACTTATTTTGTTCCAGGGTCTAAGTTAACGTTACTGTAAGCTTCTTTCACTGTTTCTGACCAATTATAAAGTATATACTGTGCTCCAGGTTCTCAATTTCCGAACAATATTTTGGAGTTAAACCAGAGCTTTTTCTTAGCTAACTAAGCATTAGTTACATGATCTaactaaatatatacaaaaagttAAATATCGACAGGCCATTTCGTCGGCGCTCAAAAAGTTAGACGAGAACTCTTCATAGGGTTTGACTAGTGTTTTCCGAATTACAACCTGCTGTAGCACCTGATCTTTGGACAGAGAGTGTAAGtcctgttttattaaaaaaccgAGAAAAGTAGTCAACAACTTCATTCAGAAGTTCATATTTCTATGAACTATATTTGTATATAGAGGGCTCTTTCATATTTCTATTCTCACCTAAGGGAGGGAGCTCACATGAGCAGCTAATTAGACTTGTTAGTGACTGTCTGGCTGTCACTCACTCCACCAGTCATTAATATTGAAATGGATCCAAGCAAGCTGCACGTTGGTATAACTCCAATTTGAATATAGGGTTGTGAACAAAGTACTTCTGAAACTGGAATAAGGGCTGATCCTTGGGAGAATTTTCAAGCAGATTTATTGAACTCACTTCGGAGAAGCTTACCAGTCCCTTAACCAGTATGTACACTTTGATGGATTTTGTGTAGTTAGAATTATTGACAATTTTGGCTACTTCTTTAAATGAGCAAAAACAACTAGATGTGCCCCGAATAATCAATCAGCCATTCCGACTCTGACAGTTCCAGTTCTTTAATCTTAATATCTCGAAGAGGTAGGAACTAAAAAAGGTTTGTCTGTTGTTCCAGTGAACTTTCATGCCATGAGGTAAATGACCACTCAGCCGTATGTTTTGGCAAAGACCTTCAAATATGTCACGATAGACATTCGATTTTTTCCAGCAGCTTGAGGGTTTTACGCAACTTCTGCAGCCCAACATTTATTGACAATGGCACTAGATCATTAGTGCTGCCTCCAGAATCAGATGTAGTTTCCCCGATCGTCAGACGCACTTTCTTCACCAACTCGTAAGAATCATCCATTTCAGATGCATTCCACCATGAGCTTCATCCTCCCTACCTATCCTCAAAAGGGGAATCTTTCTTGAGTGCCCTCATTGTGGCGTCAGGGTGGACATTTCATGAGTTTGCTTAGCCAGAACCGTGACTGCAAACGGCGTTGCAGGGTGGCCCTAAGAAGTTGCGCCCCTTGAGGAAACTCTAACCTatcaaacgaacagaatttacacTCGATTCTGATCCAAAGGAAATTCTTTTCGGTTTTGTTCATTCGGATGGCTTTTGTTAAGCTAAAAAATTACTCACTAGAGGTTATCTTTTTtgggttgcctccccgtagtagttAAATACTTGCAAGCAGGGCTATATAATTTCGAAGGTAACTGGCCTGAGGTTGCTTGTACAGGATTTTGACTTTTATTGATAGAAGACAAACGCCAAGCGCGAAAAACCATGTTGTGGTCACGATGGGTCCAGGATCCACAAAGCCTAGGTTCATACTGGAGACCATAGGGTGCTTTTGGCTGTGCCgttctaagccagcttaagAGCTTCGAGTAGATAGACTTGAGGATATGTTGTCCCTGTTCTGCACTGGTTCTGGATCGCTTGCTTTTCCTGAGACcataataatttaaatgaagacaTTTCAATTATTCAAATCATTTGGATTGCAACTTGGAATTTTACAACATTAAAACAACAATCGTATTGACATTGGGACAAACGAATCGGGAAGTTTTGGATGGAACTTGTAAGAGGTTTCAGAACCTCACATCCCAGACTCAGGAAACATGAACCTAGGTTATATACTTTATTCACTCAGACAAGAAGCACTGgcataatttcgtcaaaatcctggggggggggtgaagttgGAGCCAAATTTCTCAAACCATGtcaaaatgacagtaaaaactgaGAAATGAGCCATTCGGTGCCATGAAAGTACTATATGGTACTTTATAGtaatataaaggtaaatatataattaagaaatactaaagaaaactgatccgtttctgttgatgcttgaatcatgcaggcttatcttagttgtgacaagatttttgaagaaactaaatttcagctgaggGGAGGAGGCAAACGGAGGTCGGGAGTGGTAATTGCCCACCTGCCCCATGGCAAACTACAACGCTGGCAGGAAGAATGGGGTgaagacagggagtagggctcatgataaaTAAGGAGCTACCAAGTCTCGTTTAAGTTTGGAAGGTGTTAATAATACATATCTAGTTGCCCATTTTACGACTAAAAAGAGCAAAgcattagtaatagtaataaatgCCCCTGTATAAAATTACAAATggaatttttaaagataaattccacttacagctacaggaacaaatagaaaGGATCCCAGattgaaataaggtattttaatGGCGTGACTGGCAGGGGTGTGATTTGCTATAGGACAGGGAGGGGGCAACTGCCTTTTGAGGCCTTGGTTTCCCCTCAGATCTAAATTTGGACCCccagaaaaaaagtttcttgaaaaatcttgttaaacTAGTATAACTAGCACAATATAACtagcataattcaagcatcaacagaaatggatcagttttattttagtatatatttacctttatagcaCTATAAAGTATCTTTATAGTACTTTTTTGATAccatatggctcatttttcagtttttatttgggaaaattggcttcaactttacccccccccccaggatcttgacgaaattacgccactacTGACTGGTAGTAGGGTAAATTTGGtgcaagaaaagaaaatagcaacGGTTATGCTATACTACTCACTTTTCCAAGTATAACAATCTAGCTATAACTAACCTAATATATAATCATAAAGTAGCCTTAAGTTAACGTGGTGGTAAGAGCGTCTAGGGTTGAtgtaaagctgaaatttagaaaGGGTAATTACCTTTCGTGAATTTATGACGTTGGTAGACTCCCAAGATGAGAATTTAAGACGAAGCTTCTAGGATCAGTTGAATAGTAGGCTAGATTCATAAATTGGACAATATAATGGATGGAAGAATCTTAAGAAAATGGCTTGTGAAGTAGtagatggtgtcttagggaggaAATTTAGAAACTGTTGAAAGTAGAGAAAGCACTCAAATACGAATTAAGGTGTGAAGCTGAGGTCATGGATAAACTCATTGACCATTTGGAGAATGTAGCCAGAGCATAAAAGTAAAATGTTGCGTTGgtatgtaaaaaaatttagagggAACTTGTCAATCTGGACTTGCCCCAGTAGGAACAGGGCcaaaattagtgataaggaaagagttaatcAGAGACGGACAGAAAATTTTGAGTGTTATACCGTGACAAAGCTACAAGAAAAAGTTTGACATTTTAGAAGTAAAGCAAGATTTATTTTGAGAAAGAATTAGagaacataacaaaaatatttaaaataataagatCCCAAATGCTGACAGTGAGGTAAATGAGTTTTGAACATGATTTCTAAAAAGGAGGAAGTGCCTAGCAAATTTAGGAAAGCTTTAATTAAGCCCCTTCAAGGAAAAGGTGATGAGAGTAAGTGTGGTAGCTATAGAAGCATTAGACTGGTTCCTGTAAGAACCCAATTACTTAGTATAATGACACTTTCAAGACATTAAGATACTGtatacaaagttttaagagaacaagagctaagacctcatatggcacttgtgacgaggtcggaagagccaaaagccaagagctcatgtggtatgagctctagcaaagttccaagaatcaatagagagctttaaaaggaaaattagaggcttaacactggtcggatttaaaataagagctctgagtcaccaggtccttctaaatatcaaaattcattaagatttgatcacccacatgtaagttaaaaatacctcattttttttcctctcccttcagccccccagatggtcgaatcggggaaaaagactttatcgagtcaatttgtgcagctccctgacatgcctaccagttttcaccgtccagaagcaccaaactcgccaaagcactgaaccccaccccctaactcccccaaagagagcggatccagtccggttacgtcaatcaagaatctacgacatttataagcgtcttccaagatttccagtttccacctccaactccccccagtgtcaacaaatttcattaagatcattaatttcattaagatccggtcacccgttcctaagttaaacataccttttaaaatttttatttttccttagtTTTTCCAAACTAAcaaccccagctcccccaaaagagaacggatccgttccaattatgtcaatcacgtatctatgacttgtgcttattcttcacatcaagtttcatcccgatctttccactctaggcgtttcccatgatttccggtttccccctccaattccccccaatgtcactggatttggtcaggatttaaaatgagagttctaaagcacaagatccttctaaatatcaaatttcattaagatctgatcatccgttcgcaagttacaaataccccattttttctaatttctccgaattactctcccccccccccaactccaccagagagcagatccggtccggttatgttagtcacttatcttggacttgtgcttattcttcccaccaagtttcatcctgatctctcccctctaagtgttttccaa is part of the Artemia franciscana chromosome 1, ASM3288406v1, whole genome shotgun sequence genome and harbors:
- the LOC136035067 gene encoding uncharacterized protein LOC136035067, which translates into the protein MNSTWNLKASLSTIKQGQSCKLPEMKPPPPAKPSYSVIVKNPPKNLHNPDARKDFLDKACRGVCSSIVVLRPRRDAWQVVLSDKGAANTLADALSKADQSINAKVKSPAFFRIVRRVPDGTSKSDLCDLANNCTEVVQLGSTRSFRLKFESRDHLKYATENPLVIGYERLPITEYKFLPTQCYKCQCYGHTANNCKASPRCSKCAGDHQNSKENPCQLVMKCALCGSSDHPCYSYKCPEAQKPLLKK